In Achromobacter pestifer, the DNA window AGCGGAAGCGCTGATCCTCGAAAACAACCTCATCAAGACGCTGAAGCCGCGCTACAACATCCTGTTCCGCGACGACAAGTCTTATCCCTACCTGCTGATCACCGGCCATGACTGGCCGCGCATCGCCTATTACCGCGGCGCGACCAACAAGCGCGGCCAGTACTTCGGACCGTTTCCCAACGCCTGGGCCGTGCGCGAAACCATCCAGATCCTGCAGAAGGTATTCCGCCTGCGCACCTGTGAGGACTCGGTCTTTGCCAACCGTTCGCGGCCCTGTCTGCTGCATCAGATCGGGCGCTGTTCGGCGCCCTGTGTCGGCGCGATCGAAGCCGCCGACTACGACCGCGATGTGCAGCGCGCCGTGCGCTTCCTGAACGGGGAAGCCAAGGGCGTGATGGGCGAGATCGAAAGCCGGATGCAGCAGGCCGCCAGCGAACTGCGCTTCGAGGAAGCGGCGGCGCTGCGCGACCAGATGGGCTCGCTGGCGCGCGTGCTGCACCAGCAGACCATGGAGAACGTCAGCGGCGAGGACACCGACATCATCGCGGTGGCGATCGCGGGCGGCAAGGTCTGCGTCAACCTGGCGATGGTGCGAGGCGGCCGCCATCTGGGCGACAAGCCTTTCTTTCCCTCGCATGCCGAAGGCGAGGCCGCGCCGCAGGTGCTGGAAGCCTTCGTGGCGCAGCACTACACCGACAATGCCATGCCGCCGGTGCTGGTCTGTTCGCACGCCTTGCCGGATCCCGACCTGATCGGCCTGCTGGTCGAGCAGGCGGGCGGACGCCCGTCGCGCGTGCTGACGCGCCCGCAAGGCGCGCGCCGCGCCTGGCTGGAACAGGCGGGCAAGAACGCCGAGATGGCCCTGGCCCGCGCCTTGACCGAGTCCGGCGCCCGCGCCGCGCGTACGCTGGCGCTGGCCGAAGCGCTGGACCTGGATACCGACGAGGCCGCGCTGGACGCGCTGCGCATCGAGTGTTTCGACATCAGCCACACGGCAGGCGAAGCCACCCAGGCGTCCTGCGTGGTGTTCGAGCACCACGATATGCAGCCTTCGCTGTACCGCCGCTACAACATCGGCGGCATCACGCCGGGCGACGACTACGCCGCGATGCGCCAGGTGCTGAGCCGCCGCTTCGCCAAGGTCGCCGACGGCGAGGCGCCCATGCCCGGCCTGGTGTTGATCGACGGCGGCAAGGGCCAGGTGGAAGTCGCCCGCCAGGTGTTCGTGGAACTGGGCCTGGATGTGCAGACGCTGGTGGGCGTGGCCAAGGGGGAAGGGCGCAAGGTCGGCCTGGAGACCCTGGTGTTCGCGGACTCCCGGCCGCCGGTCGCGCTCGGCGGCGAATCCGCCGCGCTGATGCTGATCGCCCAGGTGCGCGACGAGGCGCACCGCTTCGCCATCACCGGCATGCGCGCCCGCCGCGCCAAGGCCCGCAACGTGTCGCGCCTGGAAGAGATCGAAGGCATCGGCGCCCGCCGCCGCCAGCGCCTGCTGGCCCGCTTCGGCGGCTTCTCCGGCGTGGCCTCGGCCAGCATCGAAGACCTGGCCTCGGTCGACGGCATTTCCCAGGACCTGGCGATCCGCATCTATGAAGCCTTGCGGTAATGCAACTGTGCGTCAATGCCGGCTGCCAATGCACTCCACACCCCTACAGCGCAGATGCTTCACGACTCTGGCCGCAAACGCTGCAACGGGCGTAGCGCAAAGCCGGGCCGCGCGGATCCGGCTCCGCCGGTCCGCAGCGGCGCCCCCCTGGGGGGGAAGCGCCCCCGGCGCTTCGGGGGGGCATCTTACTGTTAGCATACGAACACTATGCCAATTAATGTACCCATTATCCTGACATGGCTGCGCATCGCCATGATTCCGCTGGTGGTCGGGCTGTTCTATGTGCCCGAAAGCTGGATGTCCGTTCCCGTGCGCGACACCATTGCTGCCTGGGCCTTCATCATCGCGGCCCTGACCGACTGGTTCGACGGCTGGCTGGCGCGTCGCTGGAATCAGACCTCGGCGTTCGGCGCCTTCCTGGATCCCGTTGCCGACAAGCTGATGGTTTGCGCCGCACTGATCGTCCTGCTGGACCTCAGCCGCGTCGACGCTTTCATCGCGCTGATCATTATCGGCCGTGAAATCACGATTTCCGCCCTGCGCGAATGGATGGCCAAGATCGGCGCCAGCGCCAGCGTGGCGGTGCACCGGCTGGGCAAGTTCAAGACGGCCGCGCAGATGGTGGCGATTCCGTGCCTGCTGTACAACCAGCCGGTTTACGGCGTCAGCACCAAGCTGCTGGGCGATGTGCTGATCATCGTGGCGGCGGTGCTGACGGTGTGGTCGATGCTGTATTACCTGCAGCGCGCCTGGCCCGCCATCCGCGAAAAGGCCCTGTAGACCAGTCCGTATATATTGGTTGACAGAACGGCGGCCCGGCTCGCGCAAGGCGGCCGCCGTTACATACTAAGAGCGATCCGCCGGCGCGTCCGGTACGGCGCCTCAAAGTCCAACGCCCGGAGCACCCGGACGTTGCCGGAGACAACCCGCGCGCCGCCGCATCCGGCGCCACGCTACCTGCCGCTGACCGCGGCCGCCTGCAATGAACACCGCTGCGAATACCCTGGCCCTGGACGCCGCCGCCCGCCGGCGCGACTGGAAGATCATCCTGCTGATCGGGGTGGCCCACGCGTCCTCCCACTTCTTCCAACTGGTCCTGCCCTCGCTCTACGTCTCGCTGGGCAACGAGTTCGGCCTGGACTTCGCCCGCCTGGGGCTGCTGGTGTCCACGTTCTACGTGGTGTCCGGCATCGGCCAGGCGTCCTCGGGCTTCGTGGTGGACCGGATCGGCGCGCGGCCGGTGCTGTGGTTCGGGCTGACGTGCTTCGTGCTGTCCGGCGTGCTGATCGGGTCGGCCAACGGCTACGCCATGCTGGTGGCGGCGGCGGTGGTGGGCGGCATCGGCAATTCCGTTTTCCACCCGGCCGACTATTCCATCATCAACCATCGCATTTCCGCGCTGCGCCTGGGGCATGCTTTTTCCACGCACGGACTGACGGGCAACCTGGGCTGGGCGCTGACGCCCGTGTTCATGACCAGCATCACGCTGCTGGCGGACTGGCGCGTGGCGGCCTATAGCGCGGCCGGGTTGGTGGCGCTGGTCCTGCTGCTGACGGTGTTGGGACGCGACCTGCTGGGCGGTCCGTCGCCGCTGGAGGGCCATGCGGACGCGGAAGCCGGCAAGCTTGCCGCCAAGCCCGCGGCCAAGCCGCAGGAAAGCGTGCTGACCACGCTGTCCACGCTCTTGTCCAAGCCAGCGCTGTGGGGCGCGTTCCTGTTCTTCGCCTGCACCTCCATCGCGCTGTCGTCGGTGCAGAACTACACCATTCCCTTGCTGGGCCAACTGTACGACCTGTCCAAGGTCGCCGCCAGCTCGGCGCTGTCCGGCTACATGGTGGCTTCGGCCGTGGGCATGGCCGCGGGCGGTTTCCTGGTGTCGGCCAATCCGCGTACCGAACGCACCGTGATGGTGGCGCTGATCCTGGCGGGCCTGACGCTGGTGGTGCTGGCGCTGGGCCTGGTGCCGGCCGTGCTGGCCGCGCCGGTGGTGGCGCTGGCGGGCTTCTGCTCCGGCGTCGCGGCGCCGTCGCGCGACATGCTGATCCGCCGCGTCACGCCCAAGGGCTCCACCGGATCGGTCTACGGACTGGTGTACTCCGGCATGGATGTGGGCTCGGCCCTGGGACCGCTGGCCTTTGGCCTGCTGCTGGACGCTGGTCTGCGGCAGGGCCCCTGGGTGGGTGCGGGCGTCGCGTTCGCCGCCGCCGCTTTCCTGGCGCAGTGGATCGCGGTGCAGGCGCGGCGCGCGGAACCCGCGGCGGCCGCATCGGCCGCCGCACGTTCCTGAACCGGCCGGGGCCCGCGCCCCGGCGGTTTGACCCTACGCAAGGTTGATGCGGCGTCTCTCTGATGTAATGACCTCGTCAGTGAAGTGGTCATTACTCAGGAGAAGCCAATGAGAAGGGCAAGCGCGTTGCTGGCGGCAGGAGTCGCCTTGGGCGGTTGGATCGGTCTGGCCCATGCGGCCTCGCAGGAACCGATACAGCCGGTGGAGCCGGCGGTCATCAAGGAGCCGGCCAAGGTCGAGCTGGGCAAGAAGCTCTTCTTCGACCCGCGCTTGTCCCGCTCAGGCGCGATTTCCTGTAATTCCTGCCATAACCTGGGCATGGGCGGCGCGGACAATCTCAAGGCGTCGATCGGCCACAAGTGGCAGCAGGGCTCGATCAACTCGCCGACGGTGCTCAATTCCAGCCTGAACATCGCCCAGTTCTGGGATGGCCGCGCCAAGGACCTGCGCGAGCAGGCGGGCGGCCCCATCGCCAATCCCATGGAGATGGCGTCCACCCATGAGCTGGCGGTGCAGGTGCTGAATTCGATTCCCGGCTACCGGGCGGAATTCAAGCAGGTCTTCGGCAAGGAAGACATCGGCATCGACGAGGTCACCGGCGCCCTGGCCGCGTTCGAGGAAACGCTGGTGACGCCCAATTCGCGCTTCGACCAGTGGCTGCGCGGCGACCAGAAGGCGCTGACCGTGCGCGAGCTGGCGGGCTATGAGCTGTTCAAGAACAGCGGCTGCGTGGCCTGCCACAACGGCGTGGCGGTGGGCGGCAATTCGTTCCAGAAGATGGGCCTGGTCACGCCCTACGTCACCGAGAACAAGGCCGAGGGCCGCGCGGGGGTGACGGGCAAGGACGCCGACCGCTTCAACTTCAAGGTGCCGACGCTGCGCAACGTGGCGCTGACCTATCCGTACTTCCACGACGGGGAGGCGGCCACGCTGACGCAGGCGGTGGATGTGATGGGCCGGCTGCAGCTGGGCCGGACCTTCACGCCGGATGAGAACGCGCAGATCGTGGCGTTCCTGCAGACTCTGACGGGCGATCAGCCGGCGATCCAGTACCCGGTGCTGCCGCCGTCGGCGGACGACACGCCGCGGCCCGAGCCCTTCGTGAAATAAGGCGGTATGCGCGGGCCTACTGGCGGACGGTGCGCACGTCCGCTGGCGGGCCCGCCTCGAAGTTGCTGCGCCAGGGGTTGATGTCCAGCCCGCCGCGGCGCGTATAGCGCGCGTAGACCGTCAGTTGTTCGGGGCGGCAGGCCTGCATGACGTCGCTGAAGATGCGCTCAACGCAATGCTCGTGGAATTCGGCGTGCTGGCGGAACGAAACCACGTAGCGCAGCAGCGATTCGCGGTCTATGGGCGCGCCGCGGTAACGGATCTGCACGCTGGCCCAGTCGGGCTGGCCCGTCACGGGGCAGTTCGATTTCAACAGGCGCGAAGCCAGCGTCTCCTCGACCACGTCGCCCGCGCGGGTGCGCAGCACTTCGGGCGCGGGTTCGTAGGTGTCGATCTCGATGTCCAGCTTGTCTATATAGATGCCGTCCATTTCTCCCATCTGCAACTCGGAGAAGCGCTGCGGCAGGAAGAAATCCAGCCCCACCGGCGCGCCGGCGGCGGCGCTCAGGTCGCGCTCCAGGCGGCCGCGCAGGGCGGCCGAATTGACCAGGCGGGTCTGGTTGAACGAGTTCAGGTAAAGCTTGAAGGACTTGGACTCGATGATGTTGGGGCTGTCGGCCGGCACCGAGAAGGTTGCCATGGCCACGCGCGGCTTGCCTTTGGCGTCCAGCCAGGACAGCTCATAGGCGTTCCACAGGTCCACGCCGGTGAAGGGCAGCTTGCCGGCTTCCAGGTTCAGCGCCGCGCGGTTGTGCGAACGCGCGATGGGGAAGAGCAGCGAGGGGTCGTATTGCGAGGCGTAGGCCACGCTCTGGCCCAGCGGGCCGTGGGACAGCGTCATAGCGGAATCATCGGAAACTTGAAGAATGAACGCATTGTAGGCGGTCGGAAAAAACCCCGATTTTCCATATTGTGAAATGTAACCTTCGTCATGTGAAAGCCGCTGCTGCGTAGCAGCGGGAACCCATTTCACAGATGATAATTGCGTTTCGCAATACGAAATTGAATTTATAACCAATTGATTTACAAGAATAATATTTTTCGTCTTGTATAAGACACAAGCCCACATTGCTCCGCAGCAGAGGCATAGACTTTGTCCAACGATTCACGCAACGCAGGACGCGAATCTTTTGCAGTCTTCCCCATCACTGACCAGGAGCATCAACATGAGCAACCGCGAAACCGAAATCCGCAATCTGCAGAAGGACTGGGCCGAAAACGCCCGTTGGCAAGGCATCAAGCGCGACTACAGCGCCGAAGACGTCATCCGCCTGCGCGGCTCCATCGGCGTGGAACACACGCTGGCGCGCCGCGGCGCCACCCGCCTGTGGGAACTGCTGCATAGCGAGCCTTTCGTGAATTCGCTGGGCGCCCTGACCGGCAACCAGGCCATGCAGCAGGTCAAGGCCGGCCTGAAGGCCATCTACCTGTCGGGCTGGCAGGTCGCCGGCGACGCCAACCTGGCCGGCGAGATGTACCCCGACCAGTCGCTGTACCCCGCCAATTCGGTGCCGCAGGTGGTTCGCCGCATCAACAATTCGCTGAGCCGCTGCGACCAGGTCCAGTGGATGGAAGGCAAGAACCCGGGCGACGAAGGCTACATCGACTTCTTCGCGCCCATCGTGGCGGACGCCGAGGCGGGCTTCGGCGGCGTGCTGAATGCGTTCGAACTGATGAAGGCCATGATCGACGCCGGCGCGTCGGGCGTGCACTTTGAAGACCAGCTGGCTTCGGTGAAGAAGTGCGGCCACATGGGCGGCAAGGTGCTGGTCCCGACCCGCGAAGCCGTCGCCAAGCTGGTGTCGGCCCGCCTGGCCGCCGACACGATGGGCACGCCCACCGTGCTGCTGGCCCGCACCGATGCCGACGCGGCCGACCTGGTGACCAGCGACGTCGACGAGAACGACCGTCCCTTCATCACCGGCGAGCGCACCGTCGAAGGCTTCTTCCGCACCAAGGCCGGCATCGACCAGGCCATCTCGCGCGGCCTGGCCTATGCGCCCTATGCCGACCTGATCTGGTGCGAAACGTCCACGCCCAACCTGGAATACGCCCGCAAATTCGCCGAGGCCATCCACCGCCAGTTCCCGGGCAAGCTGCTGGCTTACAACTGCTCGCCCTCGTTCAACTGGAAGAAGAACCTGGATGACGGCACCATCGCCAAGTTCCAGCGCGAGCTGGGCGCCATGGGCTACAAGTTCCAGTTCATCACGCTGGCCGGCTTCCACGCGCTGAACTACGGCATGTTCGAGCTGGCCCACGGCTACGCCCGCCGCCAGATGAGCGCCTTCGTCGAGCTGCAGCAGAAGGAGTTCGCCGCCGCTGAAATCGGCTTCACCGCCGTGAAGCACCAGCGCGAAGTCGGCACCGGCTACTTCGACGCCGTGACGCAGACCATCGAAGGCGGCCAGTCCTCGACCACCGCGCTGACCGGTTCGACCGAAGAAGCCCAGTTCGAACACGGCAAGGAACAGAAGGTCGCGTAAGCATCGCAGGAGAGTTATGCAGTTGTAGTTGCTGTTGTAGGGTGGATTCGGGTGCCTTCGGGCACCCTTTTTTTTACAGTCCGAAGAACGCCGAGTACACCAGCCTTTCCTCCACCACGCGGCGCTGCTGTATGGCGCCGGCGCGCCGTTCGGGTACGGAGCTGTCGGTGTAGTAGCGCTCGTACTCGCGCACCGCGATGCGCGCGGGCT includes these proteins:
- the uvrC gene encoding excinuclease ABC subunit UvrC — its product is MPDDFNLKSFLADLPHLPGVYRHLDAAGEVMYVGKARDLKKRVSSYFQKNLASPRIAQMVAKVARLEVTVTRSEAEALILENNLIKTLKPRYNILFRDDKSYPYLLITGHDWPRIAYYRGATNKRGQYFGPFPNAWAVRETIQILQKVFRLRTCEDSVFANRSRPCLLHQIGRCSAPCVGAIEAADYDRDVQRAVRFLNGEAKGVMGEIESRMQQAASELRFEEAAALRDQMGSLARVLHQQTMENVSGEDTDIIAVAIAGGKVCVNLAMVRGGRHLGDKPFFPSHAEGEAAPQVLEAFVAQHYTDNAMPPVLVCSHALPDPDLIGLLVEQAGGRPSRVLTRPQGARRAWLEQAGKNAEMALARALTESGARAARTLALAEALDLDTDEAALDALRIECFDISHTAGEATQASCVVFEHHDMQPSLYRRYNIGGITPGDDYAAMRQVLSRRFAKVADGEAPMPGLVLIDGGKGQVEVARQVFVELGLDVQTLVGVAKGEGRKVGLETLVFADSRPPVALGGESAALMLIAQVRDEAHRFAITGMRARRAKARNVSRLEEIEGIGARRRQRLLARFGGFSGVASASIEDLASVDGISQDLAIRIYEALR
- the pgsA gene encoding CDP-diacylglycerol--glycerol-3-phosphate 3-phosphatidyltransferase, whose protein sequence is MPINVPIILTWLRIAMIPLVVGLFYVPESWMSVPVRDTIAAWAFIIAALTDWFDGWLARRWNQTSAFGAFLDPVADKLMVCAALIVLLDLSRVDAFIALIIIGREITISALREWMAKIGASASVAVHRLGKFKTAAQMVAIPCLLYNQPVYGVSTKLLGDVLIIVAAVLTVWSMLYYLQRAWPAIREKAL
- a CDS encoding MFS transporter; translated protein: MNTAANTLALDAAARRRDWKIILLIGVAHASSHFFQLVLPSLYVSLGNEFGLDFARLGLLVSTFYVVSGIGQASSGFVVDRIGARPVLWFGLTCFVLSGVLIGSANGYAMLVAAAVVGGIGNSVFHPADYSIINHRISALRLGHAFSTHGLTGNLGWALTPVFMTSITLLADWRVAAYSAAGLVALVLLLTVLGRDLLGGPSPLEGHADAEAGKLAAKPAAKPQESVLTTLSTLLSKPALWGAFLFFACTSIALSSVQNYTIPLLGQLYDLSKVAASSALSGYMVASAVGMAAGGFLVSANPRTERTVMVALILAGLTLVVLALGLVPAVLAAPVVALAGFCSGVAAPSRDMLIRRVTPKGSTGSVYGLVYSGMDVGSALGPLAFGLLLDAGLRQGPWVGAGVAFAAAAFLAQWIAVQARRAEPAAAASAAARS
- a CDS encoding cytochrome-c peroxidase, producing the protein MRRASALLAAGVALGGWIGLAHAASQEPIQPVEPAVIKEPAKVELGKKLFFDPRLSRSGAISCNSCHNLGMGGADNLKASIGHKWQQGSINSPTVLNSSLNIAQFWDGRAKDLREQAGGPIANPMEMASTHELAVQVLNSIPGYRAEFKQVFGKEDIGIDEVTGALAAFEETLVTPNSRFDQWLRGDQKALTVRELAGYELFKNSGCVACHNGVAVGGNSFQKMGLVTPYVTENKAEGRAGVTGKDADRFNFKVPTLRNVALTYPYFHDGEAATLTQAVDVMGRLQLGRTFTPDENAQIVAFLQTLTGDQPAIQYPVLPPSADDTPRPEPFVK
- the queF gene encoding NADPH-dependent 7-cyano-7-deazaguanine reductase QueF (Catalyzes the NADPH-dependent reduction of 7-cyano-7-deazaguanine (preQ0) to 7-aminomethyl-7-deazaguanine (preQ1) in queuosine biosynthesis) codes for the protein MTLSHGPLGQSVAYASQYDPSLLFPIARSHNRAALNLEAGKLPFTGVDLWNAYELSWLDAKGKPRVAMATFSVPADSPNIIESKSFKLYLNSFNQTRLVNSAALRGRLERDLSAAAGAPVGLDFFLPQRFSELQMGEMDGIYIDKLDIEIDTYEPAPEVLRTRAGDVVEETLASRLLKSNCPVTGQPDWASVQIRYRGAPIDRESLLRYVVSFRQHAEFHEHCVERIFSDVMQACRPEQLTVYARYTRRGGLDINPWRSNFEAGPPADVRTVRQ
- the aceA gene encoding isocitrate lyase; this translates as MSNRETEIRNLQKDWAENARWQGIKRDYSAEDVIRLRGSIGVEHTLARRGATRLWELLHSEPFVNSLGALTGNQAMQQVKAGLKAIYLSGWQVAGDANLAGEMYPDQSLYPANSVPQVVRRINNSLSRCDQVQWMEGKNPGDEGYIDFFAPIVADAEAGFGGVLNAFELMKAMIDAGASGVHFEDQLASVKKCGHMGGKVLVPTREAVAKLVSARLAADTMGTPTVLLARTDADAADLVTSDVDENDRPFITGERTVEGFFRTKAGIDQAISRGLAYAPYADLIWCETSTPNLEYARKFAEAIHRQFPGKLLAYNCSPSFNWKKNLDDGTIAKFQRELGAMGYKFQFITLAGFHALNYGMFELAHGYARRQMSAFVELQQKEFAAAEIGFTAVKHQREVGTGYFDAVTQTIEGGQSSTTALTGSTEEAQFEHGKEQKVA